One genomic segment of Pandoraea thiooxydans includes these proteins:
- the rpsG gene encoding 30S ribosomal protein S7 encodes MPRRREVPKREVLPDPKFGNVDVAKFMNVLMLAGKKPVAERIVYGAFEQIQSKAGKDPLEVFNTALGNVKPVVEVKSRRVGGANYQVPVEVRPSRRMALAMRWLREAAKKRSEKSMALRLAAELLEAAEGRGGAMKKRDEVHRMAEANKAFSHFRF; translated from the coding sequence ATGCCGCGTCGTCGCGAAGTTCCCAAGCGCGAAGTATTGCCCGATCCCAAGTTCGGCAACGTCGATGTTGCCAAATTCATGAACGTCCTCATGCTGGCCGGTAAGAAGCCGGTGGCCGAGCGTATCGTTTATGGTGCATTCGAGCAGATCCAGAGCAAGGCGGGTAAAGATCCGCTGGAAGTGTTCAACACCGCCCTCGGCAACGTGAAGCCGGTGGTCGAGGTCAAGAGCCGCCGTGTGGGTGGTGCGAATTACCAGGTTCCGGTCGAAGTGCGTCCGTCGCGTCGTATGGCATTGGCGATGCGTTGGTTGCGCGAGGCTGCGAAGAAGCGCAGTGAGAAATCCATGGCACTGCGCCTTGCCGCCGAGTTGCTCGAGGCTGCAGAAGGTCGTGGCGGTGCGATGAAAAAGCGCGATGAGGTCCATCGCATGGCCGAGGCAAACAAGGCTTTCTCGCATTTCCGCTTCTGA
- the fusA gene encoding elongation factor G, translating to MARKTPIERYRNIGISAHIDAGKTTTTERILFYTGVNHKIGEVHDGAATMDWMEQEQERGITITSAATTCFWRGMGNNYPEHRINIIDTPGHVDFTIEVERSMRVLDGACMVYCAVGGVQPQSETVWRQANKYKVPRLAFVNKMDRTGANFFKVYDQMRLRLKANPVPVVVPIGSEENFKGVIDLIKMKAILWDEASQGMKFDYVDVPAELADIAQEWREKMIEVAAEANEDLMNKYLESGELSEQEIIKGLRDRTIACEIQPMLCGTAFKNKGVQRMLDAVIDFLPSPVDIPPVTGHDEDDKEVQRKASDDEKFSALAFKIMTDPFVGQLIFFRVYSGVVNSGDTLYNPIKAKKERLGRILQMHANQREEIKEVRAGDIAAAVGLKEATTGDTLCDPEHIIVLERMIFPEPVISQAVEPKTKADQEKMGIALNRLAQEDPSFRVKTDEESGQTIISGMGELHLEILVDRMRREFGVEATVGKPQVAYRETIRKSCDEVEGKFVKQSGGRGQYGHVVLKLEPQEPGKGYEFVDAIKGGVVPREYIPAVDKGIRETLNAGVLAGYPVVDVKATLFFGSYHDVDSNENAFKMAGSMAFKEGMRRASPVLLEPMMAVEVEMPEEFMGNVMGDLSSRRGIVQGMDDMVGGGKIVRAEVPLAEMFGYSTSLRSLTQGRATYTMEFKHYAEAPKNVADAIISAKTK from the coding sequence GTGGCTCGCAAGACTCCCATCGAGCGCTACCGAAATATTGGCATCAGCGCTCACATTGATGCAGGCAAGACAACCACAACCGAACGTATTCTCTTTTATACGGGCGTGAACCATAAAATCGGCGAAGTGCACGACGGTGCCGCGACGATGGACTGGATGGAGCAGGAGCAGGAGCGCGGCATTACGATCACGTCGGCTGCCACGACCTGCTTCTGGCGTGGCATGGGCAACAATTACCCTGAGCACCGCATTAACATCATCGATACGCCGGGACACGTCGACTTCACCATCGAGGTGGAGCGTTCGATGCGCGTGCTCGACGGCGCCTGCATGGTGTACTGCGCCGTCGGTGGTGTGCAGCCGCAGTCAGAGACGGTGTGGCGTCAGGCCAATAAATACAAGGTGCCGCGTTTGGCGTTCGTCAACAAGATGGACCGCACGGGCGCGAATTTCTTCAAGGTCTACGATCAGATGCGGTTGCGCCTGAAGGCCAACCCGGTGCCGGTCGTCGTGCCGATTGGCTCTGAAGAAAACTTCAAGGGCGTGATCGACCTGATCAAGATGAAGGCCATCCTTTGGGATGAGGCCAGCCAGGGCATGAAGTTCGATTACGTCGATGTTCCTGCCGAGTTGGCCGATATCGCGCAGGAATGGCGCGAAAAGATGATCGAGGTCGCGGCCGAGGCCAATGAAGACCTGATGAACAAATATCTTGAGTCGGGTGAATTGTCCGAGCAAGAAATCATCAAGGGCCTGCGTGATCGCACCATCGCGTGCGAAATCCAACCGATGCTTTGCGGAACCGCCTTCAAGAACAAGGGTGTTCAGCGCATGCTCGACGCCGTGATCGATTTCCTGCCGTCGCCAGTGGATATCCCGCCGGTCACGGGGCACGACGAAGACGACAAGGAAGTGCAGCGCAAGGCCTCCGATGACGAGAAATTCTCCGCGCTGGCCTTCAAGATCATGACTGACCCGTTCGTCGGTCAGTTGATTTTCTTCCGCGTGTATTCGGGCGTCGTCAACTCTGGGGATACGCTGTATAACCCGATCAAGGCGAAGAAAGAGCGCCTGGGGCGGATTCTGCAGATGCACGCCAATCAGCGTGAGGAAATCAAGGAAGTGCGAGCTGGCGACATCGCCGCCGCGGTCGGCCTCAAGGAAGCCACCACGGGTGACACGCTGTGCGATCCCGAGCACATCATCGTGCTCGAGCGCATGATCTTCCCCGAGCCGGTGATCTCCCAGGCCGTCGAGCCCAAAACCAAGGCCGACCAGGAAAAAATGGGCATCGCGCTCAATCGCCTGGCACAGGAAGACCCGTCGTTCCGCGTCAAGACCGACGAAGAATCGGGCCAAACCATCATCTCGGGCATGGGCGAGCTGCACCTGGAAATCCTGGTCGATCGCATGCGCCGCGAGTTCGGCGTCGAGGCCACCGTGGGCAAGCCGCAGGTGGCTTACCGCGAGACCATTCGCAAGAGCTGCGACGAGGTCGAGGGCAAGTTCGTCAAGCAGTCGGGCGGGCGCGGCCAGTACGGCCACGTGGTGCTCAAGCTCGAGCCGCAGGAGCCGGGCAAGGGCTACGAGTTCGTCGACGCGATCAAGGGCGGCGTGGTGCCGCGCGAGTACATCCCGGCGGTCGACAAGGGCATTCGCGAGACGCTCAACGCGGGCGTGCTGGCGGGCTATCCGGTGGTGGACGTCAAGGCCACGCTGTTCTTCGGTTCGTACCACGACGTCGATTCGAACGAAAACGCGTTCAAGATGGCCGGCTCGATGGCCTTCAAGGAAGGCATGCGCCGGGCCAGCCCGGTGCTGCTCGAGCCGATGATGGCCGTGGAAGTGGAAATGCCCGAAGAGTTCATGGGCAACGTGATGGGCGATCTGAGCTCGCGCCGGGGTATCGTGCAGGGCATGGACGACATGGTCGGCGGCGGCAAGATCGTGCGCGCCGAGGTGCCGCTGGCCGAGATGTTCGGCTATTCGACCTCGCTGCGCTCGCTCACCCAGGGGCGCGCCACCTACACCATGGAATTCAAGCATTACGCTGAAGCGCCGAAGAATGTCGCCGATGCAATTATCAGCGCCAAGACGAAGTGA
- the rpsL gene encoding 30S ribosomal protein S12, whose amino-acid sequence MPTINQLVRKPRTSAQIKSKSPALQDCPQRRGVCTRVYTTTPKKPNSALRKVAKVRLTNGFEVISYIGGEGHNLQEHSVVLIRGGRVKDLPGVRYHMVRGSLDTQGVKDRKQARSKYGAKRPKKA is encoded by the coding sequence ATGCCAACTATCAACCAATTGGTCCGCAAGCCGCGCACCTCTGCTCAAATCAAGAGCAAGAGCCCGGCGTTGCAGGACTGCCCGCAGCGTCGCGGTGTGTGCACCCGGGTGTACACGACGACGCCTAAAAAGCCTAACTCCGCTCTGCGTAAGGTCGCGAAGGTGCGCCTGACCAACGGTTTCGAGGTGATCTCGTATATCGGCGGTGAGGGTCACAACCTGCAAGAGCACTCGGTTGTCCTGATTCGCGGCGGCCGGGTGAAAGACTTGCCGGGTGTTCGCTATCACATGGTTCGCGGCAGCTTGGATACCCAGGGCGTCAAGGATCGTAAGCAGGCCCGTTCGAAGTACGGTGCAAAGCGGCCCAAAAAGGCGTAA
- the rpsJ gene encoding 30S ribosomal protein S10, which yields MQNQKIRIRLKAFDYRLIDQSAAEIVDTAKRTGAIVRGPVPLPTRIQRFDILRSPHVNKTSRDQLEIRTHQRLMDIVDPTDKTVDALMKLDLPAGVDVEIKLQ from the coding sequence ATGCAGAACCAAAAAATTCGCATTCGCCTGAAGGCTTTTGATTATCGGCTGATTGATCAATCTGCGGCCGAAATCGTCGATACCGCAAAGCGCACTGGCGCCATTGTGCGCGGTCCGGTGCCGCTGCCGACGCGTATTCAGCGCTTCGACATTCTGCGTTCCCCGCACGTTAACAAGACGTCGCGCGACCAGCTCGAAATTCGTACTCACCAGCGCTTGATGGACATCGTGGATCCGACTGACAAAACGGTGGACGCCCTGATGAAACTTGATCTGCCTGCTGGCGTGGATGTGGAAATCAAGTTGCAATAA
- the rpoC gene encoding DNA-directed RNA polymerase subunit beta' — MKALLDLFKQVQQDEQFDAIKIGLASPDKIRSWSFGEVKKPETINYRTFKPERDGLFCAKIFGPIKDYECLCGKYKRLKHRGVICEKCGVEVTLAKVRRERMGHIELASPVAHIWFLKSLPSRLGMVLDMTLRDIERVLYFEAYVVLDPGMTPLKRCQIMTEEDYYNKVEEYGDEFRASMGAEGVRELLRSIDIDAQVEHLRAELQATGSEAKIKKYAKRLKVLEAFQRSGIKPEWMVLEVLPVLPPELRPLVPLDGGRFATSDLNDLYRRVINRNNRLKRLLELKAPDIIVRNEKRMLQESVDSLLDNGRRGKAMTGANKRPLKSLADMIKGKSGRFRQNLLGKRVDYSGRSVITVGPTLKLHQCGLPKLMALELFKPFIFHKLEVLGVATTIKAAKKEVENQTPIVWDILEEVIREHPIMLNRAPTLHRLGIQAFEPVLIEGKAIQLHPLVCAAFNADFDGDQMAVHVPLSLEAQLEARTLMLASNNVLFPANGDPSIVPSQDIVLGLYYATRDKINGKGEGLTFADVSEALRAYDNKEVELTSRVNVRIVEYDVDAETGEKTRKITLYPTTVGRAILSEILPAGLPFSVLNKSLKKKEISRLINTAFRRCGLRETVIFVDKLMQSGFRLATRAGISICVDDMLVPTKKEEIISEAARKVKEYDRQYMSGLVTAQERYNNVVDIWGATGDVVGKAMMEQLSSEEVIDRDGKKVRQESFNSIYMMADSGARGSAAQIRQLAGMRGLMAKPDGSIIETPITANFREGLNVLQYFISTHGARKGLADTALKTANSGYLTRRLVDVTQDLVVVEDDCGTSNGVAMKALVEGGEVVEALKDRILGRVAVVDVVNPETQETVFEAGTLLDEDAVEEIERLGIDEVRVRTPLTCDTRYGLCAKCYGRDLGRGSLVNVGEAVGVIAAQSIGEPGTQLTMRTFHIGGAASRAAVASNVEAKSNGMVRFTATMRYVTNGKGEQIVISRSGEVMITDDHGRERERHKIPYGATLLQLDGVTVKAGTQLATWDPLTRPIITEHGGTVKFENVEEGVTVAKQIDDVTGLSTLVVIDPKRRGPTSKNVRPQVKLLDENGEEVKIPGTDHAVTIGFQVGALITVKDGQQVHIGEVLARIPTESQKTRDITGGLPRVAELFEARSPKDAGILAEVTGTVSFGKDTKGKQRLVITDLDGNQHEFLIPKDKQVLVHDGQVVNKGEMIVDGPADPHDILRLQGIEALARYIVDEVQDVYRLQGVKINDKHIEVIVRQMLRRVQIVDAGDTRFIPGEQVERSEMLDQNDLVNADNKRPAVYDNVLLGITKASLSTDSFISAASFQETTRVLTEAAIMGKKDDLRGLKENVIVGRLIPAGTGLAFHKARKARELSDRERFDQIAAEEAFEPMPSSLEEPAAE, encoded by the coding sequence ATGAAAGCTTTGCTCGATCTATTTAAGCAAGTTCAGCAAGACGAACAGTTTGACGCGATCAAGATCGGTCTGGCCTCGCCTGACAAGATCCGGTCGTGGTCGTTCGGGGAAGTGAAGAAGCCGGAAACCATCAATTACCGGACCTTCAAGCCGGAACGCGACGGTCTGTTCTGCGCCAAGATTTTTGGCCCGATCAAAGACTATGAGTGCCTGTGCGGCAAGTACAAGCGTTTGAAGCACCGTGGCGTAATTTGCGAGAAGTGCGGCGTTGAAGTCACGCTGGCGAAGGTGCGCCGCGAACGCATGGGCCACATCGAGTTGGCTTCGCCGGTCGCGCACATCTGGTTCTTGAAATCGCTGCCGTCGCGCCTGGGCATGGTGCTCGACATGACGCTGCGCGACATCGAGCGCGTGTTGTATTTCGAAGCTTATGTTGTGCTCGACCCCGGTATGACGCCGCTCAAGCGTTGCCAGATCATGACCGAGGAAGACTATTACAACAAGGTCGAGGAATATGGCGACGAGTTCCGTGCTTCGATGGGAGCGGAAGGCGTACGCGAACTGCTGCGTTCGATTGACATCGATGCCCAGGTCGAACACTTGCGCGCCGAGCTGCAAGCGACTGGCTCCGAAGCCAAGATCAAAAAGTATGCAAAGCGCCTGAAGGTGCTCGAGGCATTCCAGCGTTCCGGCATCAAGCCGGAATGGATGGTGCTGGAGGTGCTGCCGGTGCTGCCGCCGGAGTTGCGCCCGTTGGTGCCGCTCGATGGTGGTCGTTTCGCGACATCGGACCTGAACGATCTGTACCGTCGCGTGATCAACCGGAACAACCGGTTGAAGCGGCTGCTCGAGCTGAAGGCGCCGGACATCATCGTGCGCAACGAGAAGCGGATGCTGCAGGAATCGGTCGATTCGCTGCTCGACAACGGCCGTCGCGGTAAAGCGATGACTGGGGCCAACAAGCGTCCGCTGAAATCGCTCGCCGACATGATCAAGGGCAAGAGCGGCCGTTTCCGCCAAAACTTGCTGGGCAAGCGCGTTGACTATTCGGGCCGGTCGGTGATTACCGTGGGCCCGACCCTCAAGCTGCATCAGTGCGGGCTGCCCAAGTTGATGGCGCTCGAGTTGTTCAAACCCTTCATTTTCCACAAGCTGGAAGTGCTGGGCGTGGCGACCACCATCAAGGCCGCCAAGAAGGAAGTCGAGAATCAAACACCGATCGTCTGGGACATCCTGGAAGAGGTGATTCGCGAACATCCGATCATGCTCAACCGCGCGCCGACTCTGCACCGCCTGGGCATTCAGGCGTTCGAGCCGGTGTTGATCGAAGGCAAGGCCATTCAGCTGCACCCGCTGGTCTGCGCGGCATTCAACGCCGACTTCGACGGTGACCAGATGGCTGTGCACGTCCCGCTGTCGCTGGAAGCACAGTTGGAAGCGCGCACCCTGATGCTGGCTTCGAACAACGTGCTGTTCCCCGCGAACGGCGATCCGTCGATCGTGCCGTCGCAGGATATCGTGCTGGGGCTGTACTACGCGACGCGCGACAAAATCAACGGCAAGGGCGAAGGGTTGACCTTTGCCGACGTCAGCGAGGCGCTGCGGGCATACGACAACAAGGAAGTCGAACTGACTTCCCGGGTCAATGTTCGAATCGTCGAGTACGATGTCGATGCTGAAACCGGTGAGAAAACCCGCAAGATCACGCTGTATCCGACGACTGTCGGTCGCGCCATCCTGTCGGAGATTCTGCCTGCTGGCCTGCCGTTCTCGGTATTGAACAAGTCGCTGAAGAAGAAGGAAATCTCGCGCCTCATCAACACGGCGTTCCGCCGTTGCGGTCTCCGCGAGACGGTGATTTTCGTCGACAAGCTGATGCAATCGGGCTTCCGCCTGGCTACGCGCGCCGGCATTTCCATTTGCGTGGACGACATGCTGGTGCCGACCAAGAAGGAAGAGATCATTTCCGAGGCAGCCAGGAAGGTGAAGGAATACGACCGTCAGTACATGTCCGGTCTGGTGACGGCGCAAGAGCGTTATAACAACGTGGTCGACATCTGGGGTGCAACTGGCGACGTGGTTGGCAAGGCGATGATGGAGCAACTGTCGTCGGAAGAGGTGATTGACCGCGACGGCAAGAAGGTGCGTCAGGAGTCCTTCAACTCGATTTACATGATGGCCGACTCGGGCGCGCGCGGTTCCGCGGCGCAGATTCGTCAGCTTGCCGGGATGCGGGGCTTGATGGCCAAGCCGGACGGTTCGATTATCGAAACGCCGATTACCGCGAACTTCCGCGAAGGCCTGAACGTGCTGCAGTACTTCATTTCGACGCACGGCGCGCGTAAGGGTTTGGCTGATACGGCTCTGAAGACCGCGAACTCGGGTTACCTGACCCGCCGGCTGGTTGACGTCACACAGGATCTGGTCGTGGTCGAGGATGACTGCGGCACTTCCAATGGCGTGGCCATGAAAGCGCTGGTCGAAGGTGGTGAGGTCGTCGAGGCGCTCAAGGACCGGATTCTCGGTCGGGTCGCTGTGGTCGACGTCGTCAATCCGGAAACCCAAGAGACCGTGTTCGAGGCGGGCACGTTGCTCGACGAGGACGCGGTGGAAGAAATCGAGCGCCTGGGTATCGACGAGGTCCGCGTGCGCACCCCGTTGACTTGCGATACGCGCTACGGCCTGTGCGCCAAATGCTATGGCCGCGATCTGGGGCGTGGATCGCTGGTGAACGTCGGCGAGGCGGTGGGTGTGATTGCCGCTCAGTCGATCGGTGAACCGGGCACGCAGCTCACCATGCGTACGTTCCACATCGGCGGTGCAGCGTCGCGTGCCGCTGTCGCATCGAATGTCGAAGCGAAGTCGAACGGTATGGTGCGCTTCACGGCAACCATGCGGTATGTGACTAACGGCAAGGGCGAACAGATCGTGATCTCGCGATCGGGCGAGGTCATGATTACGGATGACCACGGCCGCGAGCGTGAGCGCCATAAGATCCCCTACGGTGCAACGTTGCTGCAACTCGACGGCGTGACGGTGAAGGCCGGCACCCAGCTGGCGACGTGGGATCCGTTGACTCGACCGATCATCACCGAGCATGGCGGCACGGTGAAATTCGAAAACGTCGAGGAAGGCGTCACCGTTGCCAAGCAAATCGATGACGTCACCGGGTTGTCGACCCTGGTCGTGATCGATCCGAAACGTCGTGGCCCCACCAGCAAGAATGTACGCCCGCAGGTCAAGTTGCTGGACGAAAACGGCGAAGAGGTCAAGATCCCCGGCACCGATCACGCGGTAACGATCGGCTTCCAGGTGGGCGCACTGATCACCGTGAAGGATGGTCAACAAGTCCACATCGGCGAAGTGCTTGCCCGGATCCCGACCGAGTCGCAGAAAACGCGTGACATTACCGGCGGTTTGCCGCGCGTGGCCGAGTTGTTCGAAGCGCGCTCACCGAAGGATGCCGGCATTCTGGCCGAGGTCACGGGGACGGTCTCGTTCGGCAAGGACACCAAGGGCAAGCAACGTCTGGTCATTACCGACCTTGACGGGAACCAGCACGAATTCCTGATTCCGAAGGACAAGCAGGTGTTGGTGCACGATGGTCAGGTGGTCAACAAGGGTGAAATGATCGTGGACGGCCCCGCCGATCCGCATGACATTTTGCGCTTGCAGGGCATCGAAGCATTGGCGCGCTATATCGTCGATGAAGTGCAGGACGTGTATCGCCTGCAAGGCGTGAAGATCAACGACAAGCACATCGAGGTGATCGTTCGCCAGATGCTGCGTCGGGTTCAAATCGTCGATGCGGGCGACACACGATTCATTCCCGGCGAGCAGGTCGAGCGTTCCGAAATGCTCGATCAGAACGACCTGGTCAATGCGGATAACAAGCGTCCGGCGGTGTACGACAACGTATTGCTGGGGATCACGAAGGCATCTTTGTCGACCGATTCGTTCATTTCCGCTGCATCGTTCCAGGAAACCACGCGTGTCCTGACCGAGGCGGCGATCATGGGCAAGAAGGACGATTTGCGCGGCCTGAAGGAGAACGTAATCGTCGGCCGTCTGATCCCTGCTGGTACCGGACTGGCATTCCACAAGGCCCGCAAGGCCAGGGAGTTGTCCGACCGCGAACGCTTCGATCAAATCGCTGCGGAAGAGGCGTTCGAACCGATGCCGTCCTCGCTCGAGGAGCCGGCCGCAGAGTGA
- the rplC gene encoding 50S ribosomal protein L3: MSLGLVGRKVGMTRIFTDDGDSIPVTVLDVSDNRVTQIKTNETDGYSAVQVAFGKRRASRVAKSIAGHLAKAGVEAGEILKEFRLDAAKAAELQPGSVVGVELFEVGQKVDVQGVTIGKGYAGTIKRYNFASGRASHGNSRSHNVPGSIGMAQDPGRVFPGKRMTGHLGDVTRTAQNLEIARIDADRKLLLVKGAVPGAKDGKVFVTPAVKARAKTEKGA; this comes from the coding sequence ATGAGCCTTGGACTTGTCGGTCGCAAGGTTGGAATGACCCGTATTTTTACGGATGACGGCGATTCGATTCCCGTCACCGTGCTGGACGTGTCGGACAACCGCGTAACGCAAATCAAGACAAACGAAACGGATGGCTATAGCGCCGTCCAGGTGGCCTTCGGTAAGCGCCGTGCTTCGCGCGTGGCCAAGTCGATCGCCGGCCATTTGGCCAAAGCTGGTGTCGAAGCCGGCGAAATCCTCAAAGAATTCCGTCTCGACGCTGCCAAGGCCGCTGAGTTGCAGCCTGGCTCGGTCGTTGGCGTCGAGTTGTTCGAAGTCGGTCAAAAAGTGGACGTGCAAGGCGTGACGATTGGTAAGGGTTATGCCGGCACCATCAAGCGCTACAACTTCGCCTCCGGTCGCGCCAGCCACGGTAACTCCCGTTCGCACAATGTGCCGGGTTCCATCGGTATGGCCCAGGATCCGGGCCGCGTTTTCCCCGGCAAGCGCATGACGGGCCACCTGGGTGACGTGACGCGCACCGCGCAAAATCTCGAAATCGCACGCATCGATGCCGATCGCAAGCTGTTGCTGGTCAAGGGTGCCGTTCCCGGCGCC